The Corallococcus exiguus genome includes a window with the following:
- a CDS encoding carboxypeptidase-like regulatory domain-containing protein → MKHYIRAAGGAVLGLLAMACGDGGFTPDPGVRTEDAEAVDLENLRILVTGEARVFPEAEGSAAAPASLTGMALTVEEPLRVAVNDAAATFATGEVSEDGAFRITDVPVRDVHQGLAVGLAHEGLVRSTTLVYDTAFTGTRPRTDVIDAHAWALPIAFVDQLGAAVGAPRLQGHTGDPEATLASAGFVLGRVVDLNGQPVSGARVALNRADLADRVYYPSGDLTSVDTAGTAAHGLFLFVHSGAGASSFQLSVEGTDTYVPRNVDVGPGLGVVLTVYPGRYAP, encoded by the coding sequence ATGAAACACTACATTCGGGCGGCGGGTGGTGCCGTGCTCGGGCTGTTGGCGATGGCCTGTGGCGACGGCGGCTTCACACCGGACCCCGGCGTGCGGACCGAGGACGCCGAGGCGGTGGATCTGGAAAACCTTCGCATCCTCGTGACGGGCGAGGCACGCGTGTTCCCGGAGGCCGAGGGCTCGGCCGCGGCACCGGCGTCGCTCACCGGGATGGCGCTCACCGTGGAGGAGCCGCTGCGCGTGGCCGTCAACGACGCGGCCGCCACCTTCGCCACCGGCGAGGTGTCCGAGGACGGCGCCTTCCGCATCACCGACGTGCCCGTGCGGGACGTGCACCAGGGGCTCGCGGTGGGCCTGGCGCACGAAGGCCTCGTGCGCAGCACCACGCTCGTCTACGACACCGCCTTCACCGGCACCCGTCCGCGCACGGACGTCATCGACGCGCACGCGTGGGCCCTCCCCATCGCGTTCGTGGATCAGCTGGGCGCCGCCGTGGGTGCGCCGCGCCTCCAGGGCCACACCGGGGACCCGGAGGCCACCCTGGCCTCCGCGGGCTTCGTGCTGGGGCGCGTGGTGGACCTGAACGGTCAGCCCGTGAGCGGCGCGCGCGTGGCGTTGAACCGCGCCGACCTGGCGGACCGCGTCTACTACCCGTCCGGTGACCTGACGTCCGTGGACACCGCAGGCACGGCGGCCCATGGGCTGTTCCTCTTCGTCCACTCCGGCGCCGGGGCCTCCTCCTTCCAGCTGTCCGTGGAAGGCACCGACACGTACGTGCCGCGCAACGTCGACGTGGGCCCGGGCCTGGGCGTCGTCCTCACCGTGTATCCAGGCCGCTACGCACCCTGA
- a CDS encoding sensor histidine kinase has translation MPRSTALVRALARSSAAASCLVGLLVLVGWALDVMVLKSMGAALPAMRPSAALGLMLGGAALGLRLPATPHRIQHRLGTALALATALLGAASLVDGVITGGNGGLDALFLRLFGEDVSASPGIVPSPLTGLCLMLLGPALALVDRGHPQRLSWSDALVVLALMAALTGLNGFLLGPLVTPVAAPFFQERSMGLHTTCVLMLLAMGTLCARPELGLMARLTRDTLGGFVARRLVPVMLLGPPVLGLTLVLLHLIGGLSHDAKLPLFATVVAAGGVTLVLLAARALDVLDTERMRATAALEASEERFRTFLDTAPDPMVVVDATGRVRFANAEAERVFGYRREALLAREVELLVPEGLHGPAAPGEGPERATGGRLVVGQRQDGTSVPLEVRLSPMKGEDDATRIAILRDVTERRDLEKLREEYVGLISHDLRNPLNTINLRAHLLQRALHERKLEREGIMAQAIIHNVEWMSTMIEELLEGSRLESGRVNLRREARDLGRFLEEVLERDVPPDARERFRLHRVDPLPPVPMDAARLERVVTNLLTNALKYSPKETPVDVRLAAVHDHAVVSVTNQGAGLSPRDAARLFDKYYRTEDGRSADGKGLGLGLYISRLIVEAHGGHIWVESEPDRGVTFFFSVPLEAPAAPTAPAPLRQRAG, from the coding sequence ATGCCACGAAGCACGGCGTTGGTCCGTGCCCTTGCGCGCAGCTCCGCGGCGGCCTCCTGCCTGGTGGGCCTGCTGGTGCTGGTGGGCTGGGCGTTGGATGTCATGGTGCTCAAGTCCATGGGCGCCGCGCTCCCCGCCATGCGCCCCAGCGCCGCGCTGGGGTTGATGCTGGGTGGGGCCGCGCTGGGACTGCGGCTGCCGGCCACTCCCCACCGCATCCAACACCGGCTGGGCACCGCGCTCGCCCTGGCCACGGCCCTGCTGGGCGCGGCGAGCCTCGTGGATGGCGTCATCACCGGAGGCAACGGAGGCCTGGACGCGCTGTTCCTGCGCCTCTTTGGCGAGGACGTCAGCGCGTCGCCGGGCATCGTGCCGTCGCCCCTGACGGGGTTGTGCCTGATGCTCCTGGGGCCGGCGCTGGCGCTGGTGGACCGGGGTCACCCGCAGCGGCTGTCGTGGTCGGACGCGCTGGTGGTGCTCGCGCTGATGGCGGCGCTGACGGGGCTCAACGGCTTCTTGCTGGGCCCGCTGGTGACGCCCGTCGCCGCTCCGTTCTTCCAGGAGCGCAGCATGGGGCTGCACACCACCTGCGTGCTGATGCTGCTGGCCATGGGCACGCTGTGCGCCCGGCCGGAGCTGGGGCTGATGGCGCGGCTCACGCGGGACACGCTGGGCGGCTTCGTGGCGCGGCGGCTGGTGCCGGTGATGCTGCTGGGGCCGCCGGTGCTGGGGCTGACGCTGGTGTTGCTCCACCTGATAGGCGGGCTCAGCCACGACGCGAAGCTGCCGCTCTTCGCCACGGTGGTGGCCGCCGGCGGCGTCACGCTGGTGCTGCTGGCGGCGCGGGCGCTGGACGTGCTGGACACCGAACGCATGCGGGCCACGGCCGCGCTGGAGGCCTCCGAGGAGCGCTTCCGCACCTTCCTGGACACCGCGCCGGACCCCATGGTGGTGGTGGACGCCACCGGCCGCGTGCGCTTCGCCAACGCGGAGGCGGAGCGCGTCTTCGGCTACCGCCGGGAGGCCCTGCTGGCCCGCGAGGTGGAGCTGCTGGTGCCGGAGGGGCTCCACGGCCCGGCCGCCCCCGGAGAGGGCCCGGAGCGCGCCACGGGAGGGCGGCTGGTGGTCGGGCAGAGGCAGGACGGCACCAGCGTGCCGCTGGAGGTGCGGCTGAGCCCGATGAAGGGCGAGGACGACGCCACGCGCATCGCCATCCTGCGCGACGTCACCGAGCGCCGGGACCTGGAGAAGCTGCGCGAGGAGTACGTGGGGCTCATCTCCCATGACCTGCGCAACCCGCTGAACACCATCAACCTGCGCGCCCACCTGCTCCAGCGCGCGCTGCACGAGCGGAAGCTGGAGCGCGAGGGCATCATGGCCCAGGCCATCATCCACAACGTGGAGTGGATGAGCACGATGATCGAAGAGCTGCTGGAGGGCTCGCGGCTGGAGTCCGGCCGGGTGAACCTGCGCCGCGAGGCGCGCGACCTGGGCCGCTTCCTGGAGGAGGTGCTGGAGCGCGACGTGCCGCCCGACGCGCGCGAGCGCTTCCGGCTGCACCGGGTGGATCCGCTGCCGCCGGTGCCCATGGACGCCGCGCGCCTGGAGCGCGTGGTGACCAACCTGCTGACCAACGCGCTCAAGTACAGCCCCAAGGAGACGCCGGTGGACGTGCGGCTCGCCGCCGTGCACGACCACGCCGTGGTGTCGGTGACCAACCAGGGCGCGGGCCTGTCTCCGAGGGACGCGGCGCGCCTGTTCGACAAGTACTACCGCACGGAGGACGGCCGCTCGGCGGACGGCAAGGGCCTGGGACTGGGGCTCTACATCAGCCGGCTCATCGTGGAGGCCCACGGCGGCCACATCTGGGTGGAGAGCGAGCCGGACCGGGGCGTCACCTTCTTCTTCAGCGTGCCCCTGGAAGCCCCCGCCGCTCCCACGGCGCCCGCACCGCTGCGCCAGCGTGCGGGCTAA
- a CDS encoding Fic family protein yields the protein MTDASMAPSRLGRFVETTAAGERVRSFVPPPLPPIPSIDVLGLLDRLSRADRALGRLDGITVLLPSQELFLYMYVRKEAVLSSQIEGTQSTLSDLLQFELGAQEGQPIDDVREVSNYVDAMMYGLERLKDLPLSLRLIREMHARLLQSGRGGTMDPGEFRRSQNWIGGTRPGNALYVPPPVTELDGCLAAFENFMHEEQSRLPPLIKAGLLHVQFESIHPFLDGNGRIGRLLVTLYLCVHGVLGKPLLYLSLYLKTHRADYYRLIQEVRERGAWEAWLEFFLEGVEKTANQAFDAATRIAERFKQDRELINNKSERTSSALRVHDLLQTHPYLTSNQLVARTGLTAPTVNAALADLERLGIVEEVTGRKRGRVFAYRGYLAILNEGTTPLQGSRA from the coding sequence ATGACTGACGCCTCAATGGCACCTTCGAGGCTGGGCCGGTTCGTGGAGACCACCGCCGCCGGCGAGCGCGTGCGGTCATTCGTCCCGCCGCCCCTGCCGCCAATCCCCTCCATCGACGTTCTGGGCCTGCTGGACCGGCTCAGCCGAGCCGACCGGGCACTGGGCCGCCTCGATGGAATCACGGTGCTCCTGCCGAGCCAGGAACTGTTCCTCTACATGTACGTGCGAAAGGAGGCGGTGCTCTCCTCGCAGATCGAAGGGACGCAGTCGACGCTCTCCGACCTGCTCCAGTTCGAGCTCGGGGCCCAGGAAGGACAGCCCATCGACGACGTGCGAGAGGTCTCCAACTACGTCGACGCGATGATGTACGGGCTCGAGCGCCTCAAGGATTTGCCACTCTCGCTCCGACTCATCCGTGAGATGCATGCGCGGCTGCTGCAAAGCGGTCGCGGAGGCACGATGGATCCGGGGGAGTTCCGTCGCTCGCAGAACTGGATCGGAGGAACGCGGCCTGGAAACGCGCTGTACGTTCCACCTCCAGTGACGGAGCTCGACGGCTGCCTCGCTGCATTCGAGAACTTCATGCACGAGGAGCAGTCCCGGCTGCCCCCGCTCATCAAGGCGGGGCTCCTGCACGTGCAGTTCGAGAGCATCCACCCCTTCCTCGACGGCAATGGCCGTATCGGACGACTCCTCGTGACGCTCTATCTGTGCGTCCACGGCGTGCTCGGGAAGCCACTGCTCTACCTGAGCCTCTACCTGAAGACGCACCGGGCCGATTACTACCGGCTGATCCAGGAGGTCCGCGAACGTGGCGCATGGGAGGCCTGGCTCGAGTTCTTCCTGGAGGGCGTCGAGAAGACAGCGAACCAGGCGTTCGACGCGGCGACAAGAATCGCCGAGCGCTTCAAGCAGGACCGGGAGCTCATCAACAACAAGAGTGAGCGCACCAGCTCAGCGCTTCGTGTGCACGACTTGTTGCAGACGCACCCGTACCTGACGTCGAACCAACTCGTCGCTCGGACCGGGCTGACCGCTCCCACCGTCAACGCAGCGCTCGCGGACCTGGAGCGGCTGGGCATCGTCGAGGAGGTCACCGGACGCAAGCGAGGCCGCGTCTTCGCGTACCGCGGCTACCTCGCCATCCTGAACGAGGGGACGACTCCGTTGCAGGGAAGCAGGGCTTAG
- a CDS encoding TolB family protein, with translation MLGAMGCQGRCGGAGGATAPGALSEAERRALPGTIVFLSERAGQKDVWRVTPAGEETQVTSAPEDEYPGPPSPDGRTLLVIASGEANGRVFQQLRLQPLEGGRQVALHPPRPRARNASWAPDGTWLVAESDAQGFSDVVRVLPEANAVDTQLTHVKEGCFEPAVSPDGTEVACVCSGDGDPEVYVFRADGTGEPRRITTFYMEDRTPQWSPDGKWLLFVSNRERKERMYLVRADGADLRALSGEGFAGDEREAVFSPDGKRVAYVARHPDGKSRIWVADVAGGAPVALTDGQHRDDMPAWSPDGKALVFVSERDGDTDLYLMRPDGTGQTRLTTAKGADWLPRWFVPR, from the coding sequence ATGCTGGGCGCCATGGGCTGTCAGGGCCGCTGCGGCGGCGCTGGTGGAGCCACGGCGCCCGGTGCCCTGTCGGAGGCGGAGCGGCGGGCCCTGCCGGGCACCATCGTCTTCCTCTCCGAAAGGGCGGGACAGAAGGACGTCTGGAGGGTGACGCCCGCCGGAGAAGAGACGCAGGTCACCTCCGCGCCGGAGGACGAGTACCCCGGCCCGCCGTCACCGGACGGCCGCACGCTGCTGGTGATTGCGTCGGGCGAGGCGAACGGGCGTGTCTTCCAGCAGCTGCGCCTGCAGCCGCTCGAGGGAGGACGCCAGGTGGCGCTGCATCCGCCCCGGCCCCGAGCGCGCAACGCGAGCTGGGCGCCGGACGGCACGTGGCTGGTCGCGGAGTCCGACGCGCAGGGCTTCAGCGACGTGGTGCGCGTGCTGCCCGAGGCGAACGCGGTGGACACGCAACTGACGCACGTGAAGGAGGGCTGCTTCGAGCCCGCGGTGTCCCCGGACGGCACGGAGGTGGCGTGCGTTTGCAGCGGTGACGGTGACCCGGAGGTCTACGTCTTCCGCGCGGACGGCACGGGCGAGCCCCGCCGCATCACCACGTTCTACATGGAGGACCGGACGCCGCAGTGGAGCCCGGACGGCAAGTGGCTGCTGTTCGTGAGCAACCGCGAGCGCAAGGAGCGCATGTACCTGGTGCGCGCGGACGGCGCGGACCTGCGAGCCCTGTCCGGAGAGGGCTTCGCGGGCGACGAGCGCGAGGCGGTCTTCAGCCCGGACGGCAAGCGCGTGGCGTACGTGGCCCGGCACCCGGACGGCAAGAGCCGCATCTGGGTGGCGGACGTGGCGGGAGGCGCGCCGGTGGCGCTGACGGACGGACAGCACCGCGACGACATGCCGGCATGGAGCCCGGACGGCAAGGCGCTGGTGTTCGTCTCCGAGCGCGACGGCGACACCGACCTGTACCTCATGCGTCCAGACGGCACCGGTCAGACGCGGCTCACCACGGCGAAGGGCGCGGACTGGCTGCCGCGCTGGTTCGTGCCGCGCTAA
- a CDS encoding golvesin C-terminal-like domain-containing protein encodes MSTFRNPFAAAAVALVLSACGPQAQQPSEAPPAETPSQPSPDTAGSTLPREMDPLFAQAAQEFNVPAELLKAVSYAETRWQMVRGEAEFPGQQPAFGLMALRGEDLEQGAALAGVTAEEARTDALSNLRAGAARLSQLATDAKVERGDLAAWAPVVAQLSGITNPEAQAEHVHRAVYAVVNEGAVALNQDGSVAVSLEPVKVEAKFARPQVRAMAAGPDYASSIWRAAPSGNYSTSRSHNPLMIIIHTCEGSYGSCWSWLTNSAAGVSAHYVVNESGSEISQLVREAHRAYHIGANYDSSLNSGKEAWLNGVQSNNFTIGIEHGGYASQTSFPAGQIDASAKLSCDIARDNSIVKDSYHIVAHGKLQPATRTDPGPNWPWSTYLSKVNSYCGTTTPTGEIIIDSNSANNDASKARLSLTGNWSEGTSAGYYGSGYFYAATEAISAPASFEFYLPTAQTRTIDAWWVAGTNRSATAPFIAYNAAGTEVGRVSVNQQTNGGKWVTLGTYSFSAGWNKVQLSRWTTPGFVVMADAVRVR; translated from the coding sequence ATGTCAACCTTCCGCAATCCCTTCGCGGCGGCGGCCGTCGCCCTGGTGCTCTCCGCGTGCGGTCCCCAGGCGCAGCAGCCCTCCGAGGCCCCTCCGGCCGAGACGCCGTCGCAGCCCTCCCCGGACACGGCGGGCAGCACGCTGCCTCGTGAGATGGACCCGCTGTTCGCGCAGGCCGCGCAGGAGTTCAACGTCCCGGCGGAGCTGCTCAAGGCGGTCTCCTACGCGGAGACGCGCTGGCAGATGGTGCGGGGCGAGGCGGAGTTCCCGGGCCAGCAGCCGGCGTTCGGCCTGATGGCGCTGCGGGGTGAGGACCTGGAGCAGGGCGCGGCGCTGGCGGGCGTGACGGCGGAGGAGGCGCGCACGGACGCGCTGTCCAACCTGCGCGCGGGCGCGGCGCGGCTGTCCCAGCTGGCCACGGACGCGAAGGTGGAGCGCGGGGACCTGGCCGCGTGGGCGCCGGTGGTGGCGCAGCTGAGCGGCATCACCAACCCGGAGGCGCAGGCGGAGCACGTGCACCGCGCCGTGTACGCGGTGGTGAACGAGGGCGCGGTGGCGCTCAACCAGGACGGCTCGGTGGCCGTGTCGCTGGAGCCCGTGAAGGTGGAGGCGAAGTTCGCGCGTCCCCAGGTGCGCGCCATGGCGGCGGGCCCGGACTACGCGTCGTCCATCTGGCGGGCGGCGCCGTCGGGCAACTACAGCACGAGCAGGTCGCACAACCCGTTGATGATCATCATCCACACCTGTGAGGGCTCCTACGGCTCGTGCTGGAGCTGGCTCACCAACAGCGCCGCGGGCGTGAGCGCGCACTACGTGGTGAACGAGAGCGGCTCCGAAATCTCCCAGCTGGTGCGCGAGGCGCACCGGGCCTACCACATCGGCGCGAACTACGACTCGTCGCTCAACAGTGGCAAGGAGGCGTGGCTCAACGGCGTGCAGTCCAACAACTTCACCATCGGCATCGAGCACGGCGGCTACGCCAGCCAGACGTCCTTCCCGGCGGGGCAGATTGACGCGTCCGCGAAGCTGTCGTGCGACATCGCGCGCGACAACTCCATCGTGAAGGACAGCTACCACATCGTGGCGCACGGCAAGCTGCAGCCGGCGACGCGCACGGACCCGGGTCCCAACTGGCCGTGGTCCACGTACCTCAGCAAGGTGAACAGCTACTGCGGCACGACGACGCCGACCGGTGAGATCATCATCGACAGCAACAGCGCCAACAACGACGCGTCCAAGGCGAGGCTCTCGCTGACGGGGAACTGGTCGGAGGGCACGAGCGCCGGCTACTACGGCAGCGGCTACTTCTACGCGGCCACGGAGGCCATCTCCGCGCCGGCCTCATTCGAGTTCTACCTGCCCACCGCGCAGACGCGCACGATTGACGCCTGGTGGGTGGCGGGCACGAACCGCTCCGCCACGGCGCCGTTCATCGCCTACAACGCGGCGGGTACCGAGGTGGGCCGCGTGTCCGTCAACCAGCAGACCAACGGCGGCAAGTGGGTGACGCTGGGCACGTACAGCTTCTCCGCGGGCTGGAACAAGGTGCAGCTGAGCCGCTGGACGACCCCGGGCTTCGTGGTCATGGCCGACGCCGTCCGGGTGCGCTGA
- a CDS encoding metallophosphoesterase yields MRLFGIGDTHLPSTRQKDMHRFGWTDHPLPLQRAWDERVRPEDAVIVAGDISWATRAHEVMEDLAWLDARPGRKVLVRGNHDYWWGDSASKLRKLLEPFRTLEGFLHNNAFVLGPWVIAGTRLWTAPEAPPMPGGEMGDEQGDSGYVERETRRLNTSIDDALKKEAASPTPLTRIVAVHFPPVYANERATAFSAPIEAFAPKVCVYGHLHSSGIPAGFTGERAGVRYVLASCDAAGFAPMLLDER; encoded by the coding sequence ATGCGGCTCTTCGGTATTGGCGACACGCACCTGCCCTCCACCCGGCAGAAGGACATGCACCGCTTCGGCTGGACGGACCACCCGCTGCCCTTGCAGCGCGCGTGGGACGAGCGGGTGCGGCCGGAGGACGCGGTCATCGTCGCGGGCGACATCTCCTGGGCCACCCGCGCCCACGAGGTGATGGAGGACCTGGCGTGGCTGGACGCGCGGCCGGGGCGCAAGGTGCTGGTGCGCGGCAACCACGACTACTGGTGGGGCGACTCCGCGTCCAAGCTGCGCAAGCTGCTGGAGCCGTTCCGCACGCTGGAGGGATTCCTCCACAACAACGCGTTCGTGCTGGGGCCTTGGGTCATCGCCGGCACGCGGCTGTGGACCGCGCCCGAAGCGCCGCCCATGCCGGGCGGGGAGATGGGCGACGAGCAGGGGGATTCCGGCTACGTGGAGCGCGAGACGCGCCGGCTCAATACGTCCATCGATGACGCGCTCAAGAAGGAGGCGGCCTCCCCCACGCCGCTCACCCGCATCGTCGCGGTGCACTTTCCGCCCGTGTACGCGAACGAGCGGGCCACCGCCTTCAGCGCCCCCATCGAAGCGTTCGCCCCCAAGGTGTGCGTGTACGGGCACCTGCACTCGAGCGGCATCCCCGCGGGCTTCACCGGCGAACGGGCAGGCGTGCGCTACGTGCTCGCGTCCTGCGACGCGGCCGGCTTCGCGCCGATGCTGCTGGACGAGCGCTGA
- a CDS encoding DUF2378 family protein, which yields MPSDKAELAARIAILQQGDSIRGLIFKSVFGLVQQHSGAIGMEKLRVGELNHDYAELRSYPAREFLTLLYSAADVLESALGAQDAVFHACGEVSITRYSTGPGMLVFGIISRGDPQKLFAGAQMAYSAAVSYGNREYLTTGPKSGTLRMRRDMMPPAYHVGILTGSLKVLGLTGKATAKPQGIDRVDYDIEWA from the coding sequence ATGCCGTCGGACAAGGCCGAACTCGCCGCCCGGATCGCCATCCTCCAGCAGGGGGACTCCATCCGTGGACTCATCTTCAAGTCCGTCTTTGGCCTGGTGCAGCAGCACTCGGGCGCCATCGGCATGGAGAAGCTGCGCGTGGGGGAGCTGAACCACGACTACGCGGAGCTGCGCTCATACCCTGCGCGGGAGTTCCTCACGCTGCTGTACAGCGCGGCGGACGTGCTGGAGAGCGCGCTCGGCGCCCAGGACGCGGTGTTCCACGCGTGCGGCGAGGTGAGCATCACCCGCTACTCCACCGGGCCCGGGATGCTGGTGTTCGGCATCATCTCCCGGGGCGACCCCCAGAAGCTCTTCGCGGGCGCGCAGATGGCGTACAGCGCGGCGGTGTCCTACGGCAACCGCGAGTACCTCACGACGGGCCCCAAGTCCGGCACCCTGCGCATGCGCCGGGACATGATGCCGCCCGCGTACCACGTGGGCATCCTCACCGGTTCGCTCAAGGTGTTGGGTTTGACGGGCAAGGCCACCGCGAAGCCGCAGGGCATCGACCGCGTGGACTACGACATCGAGTGGGCCTGA
- a CDS encoding hotdog family protein yields MLQAISPAPVSSPAVSPVKSVMSWMAEPRMPLSEAAPYTVLSAQELYPRICVRDPYFALKDVTVLPGEVVARVPVQMASDAEAMPLGLGEAGRHLAILGSCGAALVAPKDGQHFYLASAARGQWLQPAPQERATDMLWALAQAEYTGKRTCTARTLLSSSDGTPLFKLEVDYNVLSAAAFTRLFGEARQEMRREPRPADTVQRTPEEWAKLRQNPYSKPLDLQDFRVEGDIMRSSLVVTPELCKGHFAMHPVMPVAVVAGGMTRMATTLGRSLERAPGARFVAKDVKLSADSLAYAGQTVVFGAHRTRVRGADHTFACWASVGERVVAQLDVTYTRVD; encoded by the coding sequence ATGCTCCAGGCCATCTCCCCCGCCCCCGTGTCGTCCCCGGCCGTCTCTCCGGTGAAGTCCGTCATGTCGTGGATGGCCGAGCCGAGGATGCCGCTGTCGGAGGCGGCGCCGTACACGGTGCTGAGCGCGCAGGAGCTGTACCCGCGCATCTGCGTGCGTGATCCGTACTTCGCGCTGAAGGACGTGACGGTGCTGCCGGGTGAGGTGGTGGCGCGCGTGCCGGTGCAGATGGCGTCGGACGCGGAGGCGATGCCGCTGGGCCTGGGCGAGGCGGGCCGGCACCTGGCCATCCTGGGCTCGTGCGGCGCGGCGCTGGTGGCGCCCAAGGACGGGCAGCACTTCTACCTGGCCAGCGCGGCGCGCGGTCAGTGGCTGCAGCCGGCCCCGCAGGAGCGCGCCACGGACATGCTCTGGGCGCTGGCGCAGGCGGAGTACACCGGCAAGCGCACCTGCACGGCGCGCACGCTGCTGTCCTCGTCGGACGGCACGCCGCTGTTCAAGCTGGAGGTGGACTACAACGTGCTGTCCGCCGCCGCCTTCACCCGCCTGTTCGGCGAGGCGCGCCAGGAGATGCGCCGTGAGCCGCGTCCCGCGGACACCGTGCAGCGCACCCCGGAGGAGTGGGCGAAGCTGCGGCAGAACCCGTACAGCAAGCCGTTGGACCTCCAGGACTTCCGCGTGGAGGGCGACATCATGCGCTCGTCGCTCGTCGTCACCCCGGAGCTGTGCAAGGGCCACTTCGCCATGCACCCGGTGATGCCGGTGGCGGTCGTCGCGGGCGGCATGACGCGCATGGCGACCACGCTGGGCCGTTCGCTGGAGCGCGCGCCCGGCGCCCGCTTCGTGGCCAAGGACGTGAAGCTGTCCGCGGACAGCCTGGCCTACGCGGGCCAGACGGTGGTGTTCGGCGCGCACCGCACCCGCGTGCGCGGCGCGGACCACACCTTCGCCTGCTGGGCGTCCGTGGGCGAGCGCGTGGTGGCCCAGCTGGACGTGACCTACACCCGCGTCGACTGA